A single region of the Amphiura filiformis chromosome 7, Afil_fr2py, whole genome shotgun sequence genome encodes:
- the LOC140157029 gene encoding 2'-5'-oligoadenylate synthase 1-like, whose product MFSTSTKIAFIFIFLFLLFSGVQDVFICSFLALVFTCIFKVLWKILWAAYTLIFANKDGETHETRRSSPWSFAEEHGETQETWRTSQWSFSDKHGETQETWRGSPWSLTSTADFNSWYEREIVGSNFGYGIQDFREECGRAVDKVVRILHQRMHLNVKEVIKGGSVGKGTMLKRKSDIDCVVMINSPDLPYLQNVSDMSVYVQRDLAKANRNIEQAIKDHATVVSTKVNKFMVTATLNESGVYAEVDIIPTADNLAAEGKPQIYESMLCRSSYEREFYSVSLVKLQRDFIKTKPGVVKELTRLVKYWNKQTVGSVLKGTWPLPSSYPMELITILAWERAGSPIAFDRLQGFKAVLSIIATEKSTLNRHWTCNYDESMVQRALRVMDSGSKQSPFILDPANPTNNVCARFHSTWNDVVGVARQTLRSNLLSQVRVNARWN is encoded by the exons ATGTTTAGTACAAGtactaaaattgctttcatcttcatcttcttgttTTTACTGTTTAGCGGTGTTCAAGATGTCTTTATATGCAGTTTTTTGGCATTAgtttttacatgcatattcaaAGTATTATGGAAAATATTATGGGCGGCTTATACATTGATCTTCGCTAATAAAGATGGCGAAACACATGAAACACGGAGAAGCAGTCCATGGAGTTTTGCTGAAGAACATGGAGAAACACAGGAAACATGGAGAACCAGTCAATGGAGTTTCTCTGACAAACATGGAGAAACACAAGAAACATGGAGAGGCAGTCCATGGAGTTTAACTTCAACTGCAGACTTCAACAGCTGGTATGAACGGGAAATTGTTGGAAGTAATTTTGGGTATGGAATTCAAGATTTTAGAGAGGAGTGTGGACGTGCTGTGGATAAGGTAGTACGGATACTGCACCAGCGAATGCATTTGAATGTGAAGGAAGTTATTAAG ggtGGATCAGTTGGAAAAGGCACAATGCTAAAAAGAAAGTCTGACATCGACTGCGTTGTTATGATAAACAGCCCAGATCTCCCGTATCTCCAAAATGTTTCAGATATGTCCGTCTACGTGCAGAGAGATTTAGCAAAAGCTAATAGAAATATTGAGCAAGCCATCAAAGATCATGCGACGGTGGTGAGCACCAAGGTGAACAAATTCATGGTCACAGCAACTCTAAATGAATCCGGCGTATATGCCGAGGTCGATATAATACCAACAGCTGACAATCTCGCTGCAGAAG GAAAGCCTCAAATTTACGAGTCTATGTTGTGCCGGAGCAGCTATGAGAGGGAGTTTTACTCTGTTAGCCTCGTTAAACTTCAGCGAGATTTTATCAAGACCAAACCAGGTGTTGTTAAGGAGTTGACTCGCCTCGTGAAGTACTGGAATAAGCAAACAGTGGGATCTGTCTTAAAAGGCACGTGGCCTCTTCCATCGTCATACCCAATGGAGCTCATTACCATTCTTGCCTGGGAGAGAGCTGGCAGTCCAATAGCCTTTGATCGCCTGCAAGGATTCAAAGCTGTACTCAGTATCATTGCTACCGAGAAGTCAACTTTGAACCGACATTGGACCTGTAACTACGACGAATCTATGGTTCAACGAGCACTTCGTGTGATGGACTCTGGTAGCAAGCAAAG ccctTTCATTCTGGATCCGGCCAATCCAACTAACAACGTTTGCGCTCGTTTCCATTCAACTTGGAATGATGTGGTAGGAGTCGCACGACAGACCTTACGTTCCAATCTGCTTTCCCAGGTTCGAGTCAACGCAAGATGGAATTAA
- the LOC140157028 gene encoding 2'-5'-oligoadenylate synthase 1-like: MAAFSRVSEPWCFSSTSDFDNWYEREIAGKTSSSYGMQDFKGQCGRAVDQVGEILRQKMSLSVKEVVKGGSLGKGTMLKGKSDIDCVVMINSPDLPYLQNVSNMSDYTQRELAKANRSIERAIKNHSTVVRTERNEYMVKTTLNVSGVNVDVDLIPTADNLTAEETPQIYESMLRRSKDDREFYSASLVKLQVDFIKDKPGVVKELTRLVKYWNSQVVGSVLTDKRPLPTSYPMELITVLAWERAGSPIAFNRLQGFKAVLKIIATEQSTLKKHWTCYYNDSMYQRALNKMDSASKRKPFILDPANPTNNVCARFHSTWNDVAGVAEQTLRSNLLAQVRVHPRWN, translated from the exons ATGGCGGCATTTTCCAGAGTGAGCGAGCCATGGTGTTTCTCTTCAACATCCGATTTCGATAACTGGTACGAAAGGGAAATCGCTGGGAAAACTAGCTCCAGTTATGGGATGCAAGATTTTAAAGGGCAATGCGGACGTGCAGTGGACCAGGTTGGAGAGATTCTGCGTCAGAAAATGTCTTTGAGTGTGAAGGAGGTTGTTAAG GGGGGATCGCTTGGAAAAGGCACAATGCTGAAAGGAAAGTCCGATATCGACTGCGTTGTTATGATAAATAGCCCAGATCTCCCATATCTCCAAAATGTGTCAAATATGTCGGATTACACACAAAGAGAGTTAGCAAAAGCTAACCGAAGTATTGAGCGAGCTATTAAAAATCATTCCACGGTTGTAAGGACGGAGAGGAACGAGTATATGGTCAAAACAACCCTTAACGTGTCAGGAGTCAACGTAGATGTTGATTTGATACCAACAGCTGACAATCTCACAGCAGAAG AAACGCCTCAAATCTACGAGTCGATGTTGCGCCGGAGCAAAGATGATAGGGAGTTCTATTCTGCGAGCCTCGTGAAACTTCAGGTAGACTTCATCAAGGATAAACCAGGTGTTGTGAAGGAGTTGACTCGTCTCGTGAAGTACTGGAATTCACAAGTCGTGGGATCTGTCTTGACAGATAAGAGGCCTCTTCCAACGTCATACCCAATGGAGCTCATTACCGTTCTTGCCTGGGAGAGAGCTGGCAGTCCAATAGCCTTCAATCGCCTGCAAGGATTCAAAGCTGTCCTGAAGATCATTGCTACCGAGCAGTCAACTTTGAAGAAACATTGGACCTGCTATTACAATGATTCTATGTATCAACGAGCACTTAACAAGATGGATTCCGCCAGCAAGCGCAA gCCTTTCATTTTGGATCCGGCCAATCCAACTAACAACGTTTGCGCTCGGTTTCACTCCACTTGGAATGACGTGGCAGGAGTCGCAGAGCAGACCTTACGCTCCAATCTGCTCGCCCAAGTTCGAGTCCACCCAAGATGGAACTGA